Below is a genomic region from Methanococcus vannielii SB.
ATGCAAAATCTGGAACTTATAAAATTCCTTTAAAAATAACGTATTTAGATATATTCAACAATGAACACGTTGAAATTCACCACGTAAATATCTTTTTAAAACCAAAAGCAGTACTTGAAATTGTACCTGAAGTTTACGTTTTAAAAGCAGGTCGTGAGAATAAAATTCTTCTAAAAGTTCAAAATAATGGAACACAAAAAGCAGAAAGCGTAAAAATAACTGCAATTAAAAATACTGCTCAACCATTTGATTACCCTCAAAAAACAGATTCAATTGGAACACTTGGAATAAATGAAACCGGCCAAGGAATATTGGTAATCGATGTTGATAAAAAAGCAGTTAATAAAGACTACTTTATTAACATTGAGATAAGAAGTGTTGGAGATTCAGAACAAGGAGATAATAATGTATACCTTTCACAAAAAACTGTGAAAGTTAAAGTTGAAGGAAGAAATAAGTCTATTACAATACCTGCAGCTTTAATTGTATTAATAATAGGATTTGGCGGATATTACGTATATAACAAACGTAAAAAAGGAAGAAGTGATTAAAAACGAATAATTTATTTTTTTATTTTATTTTATTTTATTTTATTTTTTTAGTTATAATTCTAAAATTCTAAAAGATTATATTCTAAGAATTTTAATTTAATAATTAAACTAAATAATATTATTTTGGAGAGGGTTATTTTGAACACTAAAGAATATGATATTTTAAAACGACTTTTAATGCTTTTTTCAGTATTTGCACTTTTATATATGTTATGGCCATTTGTAAGTATCGTGTCAATTGCAATTGCAGTAGCATACATGGCAAAACCATTATACAATAACCTCTGGCCAAAACTTGGAAGGACTTACGGGGCTTTTACCTGTCTTTTGGGAATTGTAGTACCTATGATTTTACTTGTTCTTTTGGTTATAAAAGATGTTGTATTTTTCCTTGTTTCATTAGATGTTCGCATTATGGTTGATTTTCTAACTAATGTCGTATCTCACTTTGAATTTTTACAGTTAAATGAGTCAGATATTTCTAAAATAGTTTCTGAACTATGGAAACTTTCAAAACCTATCTTAGATAGCATTGCCTCCCAAATTTCAGCAATACCATCTTTAATGATGAAGTTACTACTGCTTTTCTTTCTAACATTTTATTTTTTAAAAGACGGATATAAGATAAAAGATATTTTTCTTTCATACGTCCCAGAGGATAGAAAAGAGCATGCAACACTAGTTATTCGGGAAGTCCATGCAGCATTTAAAATATTATTCATTGGAAATGCCGTTACATCACTTTGCGTAGGAATTATTTCAATTATCGGGTATTCTTTAATGGGGGTTCCAAATTCAATTACATTGGGGGCACTTTCTGGAATACTAAATATACTGCCGGTTGTTGGAGGTTGGACGATATATTTTCCATTAACTATCTATTACCTATTGATAGGAGATATTACAAAAAGTATATTGATACTCCTATTTGGAATAATATTCTTATCACTTGCACC
It encodes:
- a CDS encoding AI-2E family transporter, which produces MNTKEYDILKRLLMLFSVFALLYMLWPFVSIVSIAIAVAYMAKPLYNNLWPKLGRTYGAFTCLLGIVVPMILLVLLVIKDVVFFLVSLDVRIMVDFLTNVVSHFEFLQLNESDISKIVSELWKLSKPILDSIASQISAIPSLMMKLLLLFFLTFYFLKDGYKIKDIFLSYVPEDRKEHATLVIREVHAAFKILFIGNAVTSLCVGIISIIGYSLMGVPNSITLGALSGILNILPVVGGWTIYFPLTIYYLLIGDITKSILILLFGIIFLSLAPDFAIRPKIVAKSSDLHPVLVLIAFLVGPLAFGISGLAIGPIIVGTVYAVHKARQKILEMGG